A region of Sparus aurata chromosome 8, fSpaAur1.1, whole genome shotgun sequence DNA encodes the following proteins:
- the LOC115586358 gene encoding pleckstrin homology domain-containing family A member 7-like isoform X11: protein MRSYIYKESSVIGSQAEHTGMRTYYFSADTQEDMNTWLRAMNQATLMQNHIDTLIRPSDKLDKLNKSQQHAVPQTNHINHHKTKTPDSETTRSIIHEVLLEPIHRDVDERCSFHKESPATTMLDLPIGSTALEMDTHTSLPSNPAPSALPQLDHVSASAPVSRVPSRAPSRAASTLPSSVCTRNGLVSTPSPILEPNGIAAGTYQRAPPPADSHKQVQRRSTLEQVEQWVQVQKADHKGPPSRENTLPRRTPPTQHKFTTMDAYQTLPRTPRQSPPPGRLGEYKYAQDRLSHFRLTPEQAGPGSNTVWQLYEWQQRHQFRHGSPTAPLYTPAPEYPFGPRPPSTVPPSSSAPRSEGPPRCVSVPPSSADIPPPGPPPGSSRTLSPTRRPHTPAERVTVRPVGDRSVVDIPFAVSPRRTKSQMLKAATIERRSMPSGYITHTVSAPSLHGKTPEELTLFLIQLRRHRAKMATARQHTLAQLQRLNGPKELNPPNHLLTPTNTSNSPLLSSVPSPVSQLGHVGLSAPLGSFNTQADDTYMQLKKDLEYLDLKIRALEPLILAVHSLLLHCTAGPLRPLMNVAGSQTLKDSGKPVKVAESDVDVKLSRLCEQDKILKDLEARISSLKEDKDKLESVLDLSHQQMEQYHEQPAHAQKIAYQQRLLQEDLVTIRAQISRLSTEMALAWEEYSRLERSVEQLRMALQAHMNHSATPQQEKGEMKRELWRIEDVMAGLSSSKANYKITIDSVQNPERKLVPSVSDLAVPTLSTEVQPPPRSSIPTILSHTLPHSTVPKWAEDNAPPRPPLPRLYDYEETPPVVPPLPREASVIRHTSVRGLKRQSDERKRDRESGQYVVNGDCKTDLRSYLSEPELPGISHHSAGSDVDYQYFQSKGSSSRQNQSTSISSYVTLRRAPGSSAARPERPKSAFERLSSPTEALQLPSTRGRMTAEEQLERMKRHQKALVRERKRNLSQGERSCTGLSTSTVATQRSSSSSRLPSNTSDPSASVFDWQEERPLAEGQSDEGWNQVKERGRIQSDEWVKATATRVQEVDVEPFDYDLDISRELSKPQKVPIPERYVESDSEEPLSPEEQEERFRRAERIKNLLAKSSVQNIQPSSLLDFSELDSALQQQERIMNVSQALASEASRKSKLVAGTEWLESP, encoded by the exons ACCATCTGACAAGTTAGATAAGCTCAACAAGTCACAGCAGCATGCAGTCCCACAGACAAACCACATAAACCACCACAAGACCAAGACCCCAGACTCTGAGACCACAAGATCCATCATCCACGAGGTTCTCCTGGAGCCCATACACCGTGACGTAGACGAACGCTGCAGCTTCCACAAAGAATCtcctgccaccaccatgttggATCTCCCCATAGGAAGTACAGCCCTGGAAATGGACACGCACACATCCCTCCCCTCGAACCCAGCACCCTCTGCCCTCCCACAGTTAGACCACGTGTCGGCCTCGGCACCCGTGTCCAGGGTTCCGTCTCGGGCACCTTCACGAGCCGCCTCAACACTGCCCTCCAGTGTTTGCACGAGGAACGGCCTCGTCTCCACGCCCAGCCCCATCCTGGAGCCCAACGGGATCGCAGCGGGGACATACCAGAGGGCCCCGCCGCCTGCTGACTCACACAAGCAGGTGCAGAGGAGGAGTACTCTTGAGCAAGTGGAGCAGTGGGTTCAAGTACAGAAGGCTGATCACAAAGG CCCGCCTTCCAGAGAGAACACCCTCCCTCGTCGCACACCACCAACCCAGCACAAGTTCACAACAATGGATGCATATCAGACCCTGCCAAGAACTCCTCGTCAGAGCCCCCCACCTGGCCGACTTGGCGAGTACAAGTACGCCCAGGACCGACTCAGTCACTTCCGCCTCACCCCTGAGCAGGCTGGCCCAGGGTCCAACACCGTCTGGCAGCTGTACGAGTGGCAGCAGCGCCACCAGTTCCGTCACGGCAGCCCAACGGCGCCTCTCTACACCCCGGCCCCAGAGTACCCTTTCGGTCCCCGCCCTCCATCCACTGTGCCTCCCTCCTCTTCAGCACCCAGGTCTGAAGGGCCACCCCGCTGTGTGTCGGTACCACCTTCATCTGCAGATATCCCTCCACCCGGGCCTCCacctggcagcagcagaacCCTGTCGCCCACTCGGAGGCCGCACACGCCAGCTGAACGTGTGACAGTCAGGCCTGTGGGCGATAGGTCCGTGGTCGACATCCCCTTTGCTGTTTCCCCCCGCAGGACCAAATCTCAGATGCTCAAG GCTGCTACTATTGAGAGACGGTCAATGCCATCTGGTTACATCACGCACACAGTCAGTGCACCCAGCCTTCATGGCAAAACG CCCGAGGAGCTCACCCTGTTCCTCATTCAGCTGCGCCGGCATCGGGCCAAGATGGCCACCGCACGTCAGCACACGTTAGCCCAGCTGCAGCGGCTCAACGGTCCCAAAGAGCTGAACCCACCCAACCACCTCCTCACTCCTACCAACACTAGCAACAGCCCCCTCCTCAGCTCCGTCCCTTCACCTGTGTCCCAACTCGGACATGTGGGTCTCTCAGCTCCCCTGGGCTCTTTCAACACCCAG GCTGATGACACCTATATGCAGCTGAAGAAGGACTTGGAGTATCTGGACCTAAAG ATCAGAGCTCTAGAGCCCCTGATCCTCGCAGTTCACAGTTTACTACTGCACTGCACTGCTGGGCCTCTCAGGCCTCTAATGAAC GTAGCTGGAAGTCAGACACTGAAGGACTCAGGGAAACCTGTGAAGGTTGCAGAAAGTGATGTGGAT GTGAAGTTAAGTCGGTTGTGCGAGCAGGACAAGATCCTCAAGGATCTGGAGGCGAGGATCAGCTCCCTGAAGGAAGACAAG GACAAGCTGGAGAGTGTGCTGGATCTGTCCCACCAGCAGATGGAGCAGTACCATGAGCAGCCAGCCCACGCCCAAAAGATCGCCTATCAGCAGAGGCTGCTGCAAGAGGATCTGGTCACCATCAGGGCACAAATATCACGCCTCTCAACC GAGATGGCACTGGCCTGGGAGGAGTACAGCAGGCTGGAGAGATCTGTGGAGCAGTTGAGGATGGCGCTGCAGGCACACATGAACCACAGCGCCACACCTCAG CAAGAGAAAGGTGAGATGAAGCGCGAGTTGTGGAGGATCGAGGACGTGATGGCGGGACTGAGCTCCAGCAAAGCAAACTACAAGATCACCATCGACTCTGTCCAGAACCCAG AGAGGAAATTAGTGCCTTCAGTGTCAGACCTGGCAGTGCCTACTCTGAGCACAGAGGTCCAGCCTCCTCCTCGCAGCTCCATCCCCACCATCCTCTCCCATACTTTGCCTCACAGCACAGTGCCAAAGTGG GCAGAGGACAACGCCCCACCCAGGCCACCACTGCCTCGCCTCTACGACTACGAGGAGACGCCCCCCGTGGTGCCCCCTCTACCCAGAGAGGCCTCGGTAATCCGCCACACATCAGTGCGTGGGCTGAAACGCCAATCagatgagaggaagagggaTAGGGAGAGTGGGCAGTATGTCGTCAACGGAGACTGTAAG ACTGATTTGCGGTCATATCTGAGTGAACCAGAGCTGCCAGGAATAAGCCACCACAGCGCCGGGTCTGACGTTGACTACCAGTATTTCCAGAGCAAAG GCTCATCGTCTCGACAGAACCAGTCCACCTCCATCTCGTCCTACGTCACCCTGAGGAGAGCCCCCGGGAGCTCTGCAGCAAGG CCGGAGAGACCTAAGAGTGCCTTTGAGCGTCTGTCCTCACCCACAGAAGCCCTGCAGCTCCCGAGCACTAGAGGGCGGATGACTGCCGAGGAGCAGCTGGAGCGGATGAAGCGCCACCAGAAGGCGCTAGTTCGCGAGCGCAAGAGGAACCTCAGCCAGGGTGAACGCTCCTGCACGGGGCTCTCCACCTCTACTGTCGCCACCCAacgttcctcctcctcctccaggctgcCCTCCAACACCTCTGATCCTTCGGCCTCC GTGTTTGACTGGCAGGAGGAACGGCCTCTGGCAGAGGGTCAGAGCGATGAAGGGTGGAATcaagtgaaagagagagggaggatccAATCAGATGAGTGGGTGAAGGCGACGGCCACACGCGTACAGGAGGTGGATGTGGAGCCCTTTGACTATGACCTGGACATCAGCCGGGAG CTGTCCAAACCGCAGAAAGTTCCTATCCCAGAGCGCTACGTAGAGTCTGACTCTGAGGAGCCTCTGAGtccagaggagcaggaggaacgCTTCCGCCGGGCTGAGCGCATCAAGAACCTCCTGGCCAAATCCAG TGTTCAGAACATACAGCCGTCATCGCTGCTGGACTTCAGTGAGCTGGACtcagctctgcagcagcaggagaggatcATGAACGTGTCCCAAGCACTGGCCTCCGAGGCTTCACGCAAGAGCAAACTGGTTGCAG GGACAGAGTGGCTGGAGAGTCCGTGA
- the LOC115586358 gene encoding pleckstrin homology domain-containing family A member 7-like isoform X10, translating into MILVAGSDEINSREESVLGSIPLPSYVISAVGPEDHISRKYAFKASHTGMRSYIYKESSVIGSQAEHTGMRTYYFSADTQEDMNTWLRAMNQATLMQNHIDTLIRPSDKLDKLNKSQQHAVPQTNHINHHKTKTPDSETTRSIIHEVLLEPIHRDVDERCSFHKESPATTMLDLPIGSTALEMDTHTSLPSNPAPSALPQLDHVSASAPVSRVPSRAPSRAASTLPSSVCTRNGLVSTPSPILEPNGIAAGTYQRAPPPADSHKQVQRRSTLEQVEQWVQVQKADHKGPPSRENTLPRRTPPTQHKFTTMDAYQTLPRTPRQSPPPGRLGEYKYAQDRLSHFRLTPEQAGPGSNTVWQLYEWQQRHQFRHGSPTAPLYTPAPEYPFGPRPPSTVPPSSSAPRSEGPPRCVSVPPSSADIPPPGPPPGSSRTLSPTRRPHTPAERVTVRPVGDRSVVDIPFAVSPRRTKSQMLKAATIERRSMPSGYITHTVSAPSLHGKTPEELTLFLIQLRRHRAKMATARQHTLAQLQRLNGPKELNPPNHLLTPTNTSNSPLLSSVPSPVSQLGHVGLSAPLGSFNTQADDTYMQLKKDLEYLDLKIRALEPLILAVHSLLLHCTAGPLRPLMNVAGSQTLKDSGKPVKVAESDVDVKLSRLCEQDKILKDLEARISSLKEDKDKLESVLDLSHQQMEQYHEQPAHAQKIAYQQRLLQEDLVTIRAQISRLSTEMALAWEEYSRLERSVEQLRMALQAHMNHSATPQQEKGEMKRELWRIEDVMAGLSSSKANYKITIDSVQNPERKLVPSVSDLAVPTLSTEVQPPPRSSIPTILSHTLPHSTVPKWAEDNAPPRPPLPRLYDYEETPPVVPPLPREASVIRHTSVRGLKRQSDERKRDRESGQYVVNGDCKTDLRSYLSEPELPGISHHSAGSDVDYQYFQSKGSSSRQNQSTSISSYVTLRRAPGSSAARPERPKSAFERLSSPTEALQLPSTRGRMTAEEQLERMKRHQKALVRERKRNLSQGERSCTGLSTSTVATQRSSSSSRLPSNTSDPSASVFDWQEERPLAEGQSDEGWNQVKERGRIQSDEWVKATATRVQEVDVEPFDYDLDISRELSKPQKVPIPERYVESDSEEPLSPEEQEERFRRAERIKNLLAKSSVQNIQPSSLLDFSELDSALQQQERIMNVSQALASEASRKSKLVAGTEWLESP; encoded by the exons ACCATCTGACAAGTTAGATAAGCTCAACAAGTCACAGCAGCATGCAGTCCCACAGACAAACCACATAAACCACCACAAGACCAAGACCCCAGACTCTGAGACCACAAGATCCATCATCCACGAGGTTCTCCTGGAGCCCATACACCGTGACGTAGACGAACGCTGCAGCTTCCACAAAGAATCtcctgccaccaccatgttggATCTCCCCATAGGAAGTACAGCCCTGGAAATGGACACGCACACATCCCTCCCCTCGAACCCAGCACCCTCTGCCCTCCCACAGTTAGACCACGTGTCGGCCTCGGCACCCGTGTCCAGGGTTCCGTCTCGGGCACCTTCACGAGCCGCCTCAACACTGCCCTCCAGTGTTTGCACGAGGAACGGCCTCGTCTCCACGCCCAGCCCCATCCTGGAGCCCAACGGGATCGCAGCGGGGACATACCAGAGGGCCCCGCCGCCTGCTGACTCACACAAGCAGGTGCAGAGGAGGAGTACTCTTGAGCAAGTGGAGCAGTGGGTTCAAGTACAGAAGGCTGATCACAAAGG CCCGCCTTCCAGAGAGAACACCCTCCCTCGTCGCACACCACCAACCCAGCACAAGTTCACAACAATGGATGCATATCAGACCCTGCCAAGAACTCCTCGTCAGAGCCCCCCACCTGGCCGACTTGGCGAGTACAAGTACGCCCAGGACCGACTCAGTCACTTCCGCCTCACCCCTGAGCAGGCTGGCCCAGGGTCCAACACCGTCTGGCAGCTGTACGAGTGGCAGCAGCGCCACCAGTTCCGTCACGGCAGCCCAACGGCGCCTCTCTACACCCCGGCCCCAGAGTACCCTTTCGGTCCCCGCCCTCCATCCACTGTGCCTCCCTCCTCTTCAGCACCCAGGTCTGAAGGGCCACCCCGCTGTGTGTCGGTACCACCTTCATCTGCAGATATCCCTCCACCCGGGCCTCCacctggcagcagcagaacCCTGTCGCCCACTCGGAGGCCGCACACGCCAGCTGAACGTGTGACAGTCAGGCCTGTGGGCGATAGGTCCGTGGTCGACATCCCCTTTGCTGTTTCCCCCCGCAGGACCAAATCTCAGATGCTCAAG GCTGCTACTATTGAGAGACGGTCAATGCCATCTGGTTACATCACGCACACAGTCAGTGCACCCAGCCTTCATGGCAAAACG CCCGAGGAGCTCACCCTGTTCCTCATTCAGCTGCGCCGGCATCGGGCCAAGATGGCCACCGCACGTCAGCACACGTTAGCCCAGCTGCAGCGGCTCAACGGTCCCAAAGAGCTGAACCCACCCAACCACCTCCTCACTCCTACCAACACTAGCAACAGCCCCCTCCTCAGCTCCGTCCCTTCACCTGTGTCCCAACTCGGACATGTGGGTCTCTCAGCTCCCCTGGGCTCTTTCAACACCCAG GCTGATGACACCTATATGCAGCTGAAGAAGGACTTGGAGTATCTGGACCTAAAG ATCAGAGCTCTAGAGCCCCTGATCCTCGCAGTTCACAGTTTACTACTGCACTGCACTGCTGGGCCTCTCAGGCCTCTAATGAAC GTAGCTGGAAGTCAGACACTGAAGGACTCAGGGAAACCTGTGAAGGTTGCAGAAAGTGATGTGGAT GTGAAGTTAAGTCGGTTGTGCGAGCAGGACAAGATCCTCAAGGATCTGGAGGCGAGGATCAGCTCCCTGAAGGAAGACAAG GACAAGCTGGAGAGTGTGCTGGATCTGTCCCACCAGCAGATGGAGCAGTACCATGAGCAGCCAGCCCACGCCCAAAAGATCGCCTATCAGCAGAGGCTGCTGCAAGAGGATCTGGTCACCATCAGGGCACAAATATCACGCCTCTCAACC GAGATGGCACTGGCCTGGGAGGAGTACAGCAGGCTGGAGAGATCTGTGGAGCAGTTGAGGATGGCGCTGCAGGCACACATGAACCACAGCGCCACACCTCAG CAAGAGAAAGGTGAGATGAAGCGCGAGTTGTGGAGGATCGAGGACGTGATGGCGGGACTGAGCTCCAGCAAAGCAAACTACAAGATCACCATCGACTCTGTCCAGAACCCAG AGAGGAAATTAGTGCCTTCAGTGTCAGACCTGGCAGTGCCTACTCTGAGCACAGAGGTCCAGCCTCCTCCTCGCAGCTCCATCCCCACCATCCTCTCCCATACTTTGCCTCACAGCACAGTGCCAAAGTGG GCAGAGGACAACGCCCCACCCAGGCCACCACTGCCTCGCCTCTACGACTACGAGGAGACGCCCCCCGTGGTGCCCCCTCTACCCAGAGAGGCCTCGGTAATCCGCCACACATCAGTGCGTGGGCTGAAACGCCAATCagatgagaggaagagggaTAGGGAGAGTGGGCAGTATGTCGTCAACGGAGACTGTAAG ACTGATTTGCGGTCATATCTGAGTGAACCAGAGCTGCCAGGAATAAGCCACCACAGCGCCGGGTCTGACGTTGACTACCAGTATTTCCAGAGCAAAG GCTCATCGTCTCGACAGAACCAGTCCACCTCCATCTCGTCCTACGTCACCCTGAGGAGAGCCCCCGGGAGCTCTGCAGCAAGG CCGGAGAGACCTAAGAGTGCCTTTGAGCGTCTGTCCTCACCCACAGAAGCCCTGCAGCTCCCGAGCACTAGAGGGCGGATGACTGCCGAGGAGCAGCTGGAGCGGATGAAGCGCCACCAGAAGGCGCTAGTTCGCGAGCGCAAGAGGAACCTCAGCCAGGGTGAACGCTCCTGCACGGGGCTCTCCACCTCTACTGTCGCCACCCAacgttcctcctcctcctccaggctgcCCTCCAACACCTCTGATCCTTCGGCCTCC GTGTTTGACTGGCAGGAGGAACGGCCTCTGGCAGAGGGTCAGAGCGATGAAGGGTGGAATcaagtgaaagagagagggaggatccAATCAGATGAGTGGGTGAAGGCGACGGCCACACGCGTACAGGAGGTGGATGTGGAGCCCTTTGACTATGACCTGGACATCAGCCGGGAG CTGTCCAAACCGCAGAAAGTTCCTATCCCAGAGCGCTACGTAGAGTCTGACTCTGAGGAGCCTCTGAGtccagaggagcaggaggaacgCTTCCGCCGGGCTGAGCGCATCAAGAACCTCCTGGCCAAATCCAG TGTTCAGAACATACAGCCGTCATCGCTGCTGGACTTCAGTGAGCTGGACtcagctctgcagcagcaggagaggatcATGAACGTGTCCCAAGCACTGGCCTCCGAGGCTTCACGCAAGAGCAAACTGGTTGCAG GGACAGAGTGGCTGGAGAGTCCGTGA
- the c8h11orf58 gene encoding small acidic protein, with protein sequence MSSPEDRHGTKRPASPSEEGSTQWSSADLGSNERKQKFLRLMGAGKKEHTGRLVIGDHKSTSHFRSGQEDKKMNEQLEMQYHQGMDGKLLGRNRRHLGLGFSEPEPCPPPPVQSQTETTDANKSTSEEEPTDAEDKGCDPKPKEQTSEQAKPSSDSRNDEKKHNYKMAFVKSA encoded by the exons ATGAGTTCTCCAGAGGACAGACATGGGACAAAACGACCCGCATCTCCAAGTGAA GAAGGGTCCACCCAGTGGTCATCAGCTGATCTGGGAAGTAACGAAAGGAAACAGAAGTTTTTACGTTTGATGGGTGCTGGCAAG AAAGAACACACCGGTCGCCTCGTCATTGGGGACCACAAGTCGACGTCCCATTTCCGCAGCG GGCAGGAAGATAAAAAGATGAACGAGCAGCTAGAGATGCAGTACCACCAGGGTATGGATGGAAAGCTATTGGGCCGGAACCGGAGACACCTTGGCCTGGGTTTCAGTGAG CCTGAGCCATGTCCTCCCCCACCTGTGCAGAGTCAGACAGAGACGACTGACGCAAATAAATCCACCAGTGAAGAAGAACCCACAGACGCAGAGGACAAAGGCTGCGATCCTAAACCAAAGGAACAGACCTCTGAACAGGCCAAGCCCAGTTCAGACAGTAGGAATGACGAAAAGAAACACAACTACAAAATGGCTTTTGTGAAGTCGGCATAG